A single window of Falco rusticolus isolate bFalRus1 chromosome 6, bFalRus1.pri, whole genome shotgun sequence DNA harbors:
- the AGT gene encoding angiotensinogen produces MNLIAELLCLLACLTTLTCDRVYVHPFNLFSFNKSTCEELENLVQEGKKTFVPVSIKSQTTPAYEDDLNQDKLEVLSPSGRRRQKMRYLKDLIYVLGARFYSVLQERRQGQNVLLSPTSLYGSLVSLYLGASNQTAADLQRLLGFVPRSGDPDCTFKVDGHKVLSSLRMIESLVKSRDEELQFSKMLCLFSAPSVPLSQLFVQDLLPSADALYARAVDFTKPSEAAKQINAFVEAKSKGQSKCLLTDIDPSADLLFVVDVHLAVNVKQACQLKEPQEFWVDSNTKVLVPMLSVTGTFKYNTDASGTFSVVEVPISKTALLVLLQPINGSELEHLESEQLLQSSAWLQQLAPREIKLTLPELTTEGSSDLQELLADMELPTLLGKGADLSKISDANLTVGKVINKAFFKLTGDGTDQPEDPTAQKEDVAVLDVTLNKPFLLAVFEEKSRAMLFLGRVTNPLNRA; encoded by the exons ATGAACCTGATAGCAGAACTTCTCTGTTTGTTGGCGTGCCTCACCACACTGACTTGTGACCGTGTCTACGTCCACCctttcaatttgttttctttcaacaaGAGTACTTGTGAGGAGCTGGAAAACTTGGtacaggagggaaagaaaacttttgtcCCTGTCTCCATCAAGTCCCAAACCACACCTGCCTATGAAGACGACCTGAACCAGGACAAGCTGGAAGTCCTGAGCCCGAGTGGCCGGAGGAGGCAGAAGATGAGGTACCTGAAGGACTTAATCTATGTCCTGGGTGCACGGTTTTACAGCGTGCTGCAGGAACGGCGGCAGGGCCAAAACGTGCTCCTGTCCCCAACCAGTCTTTATGGCTCCTTGGTGTCTCTCTACCTGGGCGCCTCAAACCAGACAGCGGCTGATTTGCAGCGTTTGCTGGGATTTGTTCCCCGCTCCGGAGATCCTGACTGCACCTTCAAGGTGGATGGACACAAAGTCCTTTCCAGCCTGAGGATGATTGAAAGCCTTGTCAAGAGCAGGGATGAGGAGTTGCAATTTTCCAAGATGCTCTGCCTGTTCTCCGCCCCCAGCGTGCCTCTATCCCAGCTGTTCGTGCAGGACTTGCTCCCTTCTGCTGATGCTCTCTACGCCCGAGCTGTTGACTTTACAAAACCAAGCGAggcagcaaagcaaataaatgccTTTGTGGAGGCCAAAAGCAAGGGCCAAAGCAAGTGCTTACTGACAGACATCGACCCATCTGCTGATCTGCTGTTTGTGGTGGATGTCCACTTGGCAG tgaaCGTTAAGCAAGCCTGCCAGCTCAAAGAGCCTCAGGAGTTCTGGGTGGATTCAAACACGAAGGTCTTGGTTCCTATGTTGTCAGTGACGGGGACATTCAAGTACAACACTGATGCTAGTGGGACTTTTTCTGTGGTGGAAGTCCCCATCAGCAAGACTgcgctgctggtgctgctgcagcccatcaATGGCAGCGAGCTGGAACACCTGGAGTCTGAGCAGCTGTTGCAGTCCTCAGCTTGGCTTCAGCAGCTGGCCCCAAG agaaattaaattaacacTGCCGGAGTTAACAACAGAAGGCAGCTCTGATCTACAGGAGCTTCTTGCAGATATGGAACTGCCTACACTGCTGGGAAAGGGGGCAGATCTCAGTAAAATAAGCGATGCCAATCTAACAGTTGGAAAG GTAATAAATAAAGCCTTTTTCAAACTGACCGGTGATGGAACAGATCAGCCAGAAGACCCCACAGCACAGAAGGAAGATGTGGCGGTCCTGGATGTAACACTGAACAAGCCCTTCCTTTTAGCTGTTTTTGAAGAGAAATCAAGGGCAATGCTTTTCCTTGGCAGAGTGACAAACCCTCTGAACAGGGCTTAG